Proteins from a single region of Catenulispora acidiphila DSM 44928:
- a CDS encoding glycosyltransferase family 39 protein, with translation MRVHEEGLPVGGGLGPQRLTAAVATVVAGVVPHKRAVARPFTVRGEPLRRVLPVVLGLLAVAASLVVLVVARAPQLSIVDEAAHADYAYQVSHGSVPAKGAIVDAEIRYEWYCHDLGTAVNSADCAAGFTDDFQADAQDYTFGDPPLYYAVTGYLGRALSPLVPGAHDFITAGRVIGALWLFAGMLVLYLALRAFRVEPRYAGLGAVLLPLCPGVLAAASSLSSDAPSALCGAAALYVLARVIVQRRTGWLWPFAVTALTTGTKILNGVPMLVVGAVALVLAAAAWRRGDRRGALRTGRIPLAVMIAFCLVYGGWTLYQSGRGQAGWVNPNQADGLPLTGSAAGDLLSNMFGTFQHLTTSYWLANPVNGESVVIWATLLCVVLGAAPFVLMTTSSLRTWGWQLGLGTAIGISVVALVVETQVFATSGRYFAVVTGRYALSFLPWAIACLAVVASRRRLARSGVAFTGLGLTVMLLATTGLFTLGPALSSRTSFLIG, from the coding sequence ATGCGAGTGCATGAGGAAGGTCTTCCAGTCGGCGGCGGTCTCGGTCCGCAGCGGCTCACCGCCGCGGTGGCCACGGTCGTCGCCGGAGTGGTGCCTCACAAGCGCGCGGTCGCCCGGCCGTTCACCGTGCGCGGCGAGCCGCTGCGGCGCGTGCTGCCGGTCGTGCTCGGGCTGCTGGCCGTCGCCGCCTCGCTGGTGGTCCTCGTGGTCGCCCGCGCGCCGCAGCTCTCGATCGTCGACGAGGCCGCGCACGCCGACTACGCCTACCAGGTCTCCCACGGCAGCGTCCCGGCCAAGGGCGCGATCGTCGACGCCGAGATCCGCTACGAGTGGTACTGCCATGACCTGGGCACCGCGGTGAACTCGGCGGACTGTGCCGCGGGCTTCACCGACGACTTCCAAGCCGACGCGCAGGACTACACCTTCGGCGACCCGCCGCTGTACTACGCGGTGACCGGCTACCTCGGTCGGGCGCTGAGCCCGCTGGTCCCCGGCGCCCACGACTTCATCACCGCCGGCCGAGTCATAGGCGCGCTGTGGCTGTTCGCTGGGATGCTCGTGCTGTATCTCGCGCTGCGCGCGTTCCGCGTCGAGCCGCGCTACGCCGGCTTGGGCGCGGTACTGCTGCCGCTGTGTCCGGGGGTGTTGGCCGCTGCCAGCTCCCTGAGCAGCGACGCGCCGTCGGCGTTGTGCGGGGCGGCGGCGCTGTACGTGCTGGCGCGGGTGATCGTGCAGCGCCGGACCGGGTGGCTGTGGCCGTTCGCCGTCACCGCGCTGACCACGGGCACGAAGATCCTCAACGGCGTGCCGATGCTGGTGGTCGGCGCGGTCGCGCTGGTCCTCGCGGCGGCGGCCTGGCGGCGCGGCGACCGGCGCGGCGCGCTGCGGACCGGCCGGATCCCGCTCGCGGTCATGATCGCGTTCTGCCTCGTCTACGGCGGCTGGACCCTCTACCAGAGCGGACGCGGCCAGGCCGGCTGGGTGAACCCGAACCAGGCCGACGGTCTGCCGCTCACCGGATCCGCGGCCGGCGACCTGCTCAGCAACATGTTCGGCACCTTCCAGCACCTGACCACCAGCTACTGGCTCGCCAACCCGGTCAACGGCGAGTCGGTGGTGATCTGGGCGACCCTGCTGTGCGTCGTGCTCGGCGCCGCCCCCTTCGTGCTGATGACCACCAGCAGCCTGCGCACCTGGGGATGGCAGCTGGGCCTCGGCACGGCGATTGGCATCTCAGTGGTCGCACTGGTGGTGGAGACGCAGGTGTTCGCGACCAGCGGCCGGTACTTCGCGGTCGTCACCGGACGCTACGCCCTCAGCTTTCTGCCATGGGCGATCGCCTGCCTGGCGGTCGTCGCCAGCCGTCGGCGGCTCGCACGCAGCGGGGTGGCGTTCACCGGTCTCGGGCTGACCGTGATGCTGCTCGCGACGACCGGGCTGTTCACGCTCGGACCCGCGCTGAGCAGCCGGACCTCGTTCTTGATCGGCTAG
- a CDS encoding helix-turn-helix domain-containing protein, producing MLRTVSVVVIDGIAPFEFGVVCEVFGIDRTEDGVPAFDFRVCGERPGEPLAMGVGAQLIPEYGLEALRDADLVAVPAARIRDEYPPEVLRALADAHERGATMLSVCSGVFLLGAAGLLEGRRCTSHWRYAAQVAERFPGARIDPDVLFVDEGDIITSAGTAAGIDTCLHLIRREFGSAAATAIARRMVVAPQREGGQRQFVAAPVPEQTADSLQPLLAWMLDHLDADHTVPSLAERTRVSERTFARRFVAETGTTPHRWLSTQRVLHARSLLEQTDLGIEHIARVCGFGTAALLRHHFRQVVGVTPADYRRAFSHAESGQPSASGR from the coding sequence ATGTTGCGAACCGTGAGCGTGGTGGTGATCGACGGCATCGCACCGTTCGAATTCGGTGTGGTGTGCGAGGTGTTCGGCATCGACCGGACCGAGGACGGGGTGCCCGCGTTCGACTTCAGAGTGTGTGGCGAGCGGCCCGGTGAGCCCTTGGCGATGGGTGTCGGCGCGCAGCTGATCCCCGAATACGGGCTCGAAGCCCTGCGCGACGCCGACCTGGTGGCAGTGCCGGCGGCGCGGATCCGCGACGAGTATCCGCCCGAGGTGCTGCGCGCGCTGGCCGATGCCCACGAGCGCGGCGCCACCATGCTGTCGGTGTGCTCAGGGGTGTTCCTGCTCGGTGCCGCAGGGCTCTTGGAAGGGCGGCGGTGCACCTCGCACTGGCGGTACGCCGCGCAGGTCGCCGAGCGCTTCCCCGGCGCCAGGATCGACCCCGACGTGCTCTTCGTGGACGAGGGCGACATCATCACCAGCGCCGGGACCGCTGCCGGGATCGATACGTGCCTGCACCTGATCCGCCGGGAGTTCGGGTCGGCGGCGGCCACCGCGATCGCGCGCCGCATGGTCGTCGCGCCGCAGCGGGAGGGCGGTCAGCGGCAGTTCGTCGCGGCGCCGGTGCCCGAGCAGACCGCCGACAGCCTGCAACCGTTGCTGGCCTGGATGCTCGACCACCTCGACGCCGACCACACCGTGCCCTCCCTGGCCGAGCGCACCCGCGTCTCCGAGCGCACCTTCGCCCGCCGCTTCGTCGCCGAGACCGGCACCACCCCGCACCGCTGGCTGTCCACCCAGCGCGTCCTGCACGCCCGCTCGCTGCTGGAGCAGACCGACCTGGGCATCGAGCACATCGCCAGGGTCTGCGGCTTCGGCACGGCGGCGCTGCTGCGGCACCACTTCCGGCAGGTCGTCGGCGTCACTCCCGCCGACTACCGCCGCGCCTTCTCACACGCGGAGTCCGGACAGCCCAGCGCGTCAGGCCGCTGA
- a CDS encoding MarR family winged helix-turn-helix transcriptional regulator, which translates to MPEFLDLHSKTSKALRGVVETAMRRHGLYAGQDLVLALLWERDGRTPGELATALHVTTPTVVKAANRMTAAGLLTRRRDERDNRLVGLWLTDAGRALQEPIEAERRDIEEKVTAGLTEAERDQLISALTRVQRSAADLLRPPVADADEAAEGDESGLD; encoded by the coding sequence ATGCCCGAATTCCTGGACCTGCACAGCAAGACCTCCAAGGCGCTCCGGGGCGTGGTCGAGACGGCGATGCGCCGCCACGGGCTGTACGCGGGCCAGGACCTCGTCCTGGCGCTGCTCTGGGAGCGTGACGGCCGCACCCCCGGCGAACTCGCGACCGCGCTGCACGTGACCACACCGACCGTGGTCAAAGCCGCCAACCGCATGACCGCCGCCGGTCTGCTCACCCGCCGCCGCGACGAGCGCGACAACCGCCTCGTGGGCCTGTGGCTCACCGACGCCGGCCGCGCCCTGCAGGAGCCGATCGAGGCCGAGCGGCGGGACATCGAGGAGAAAGTCACCGCGGGCCTCACCGAGGCCGAACGGGACCAGTTGATCAGTGCCCTGACTCGGGTTCAGCGTTCTGCCGCCGATCTGCTGCGTCCGCCTGTCGCCGACGCCGACGAGGCCGCCGAAGGCGACGAATCCGGCCTCGATTAG
- a CDS encoding TetR/AcrR family transcriptional regulator, translating into MTALYRAAYHHGDARAALTQAAFDLARGGGPPRVTLRAAAREIGITAAAVYRHFATVEELLEAVKGRASRVLADQLDEALAAVGGDPDRRGEHEREHEQQNEYEHDHDHAPDHDHEPDRHSEHDRRHDHDSDPWLDHAPDCHSEHQLDPDPDPDPDHDSDPDHRLDPDPDRRGDPDRQLDPDPDHHGEPDRQLDPDLGHHSDPDRRLDHHSDPDRRLDHHSDPDPDHHGEPDRRLDPDPHPDPDPHPDPHPDPDPHPDPDRYRERDHEHERDRPRGIGHHRDPDPCRDRGLTASAIGAGAGEPAVRSRAPTRTPSPDPTRIRAIAEAYLCFAREHPGLFGMACHGGVDAVRELVAERVGDVPRPTALAVWSAAHGVAVLSVPEADQQQVLDIVLAGIVSI; encoded by the coding sequence GTGACCGCGCTCTACCGAGCCGCCTACCACCACGGCGACGCCCGCGCCGCGCTCACCCAGGCCGCCTTCGACCTGGCGCGCGGCGGCGGGCCGCCCCGAGTGACCCTGCGAGCCGCCGCCCGCGAGATCGGCATCACGGCGGCCGCGGTCTACCGGCACTTCGCCACCGTCGAGGAACTCCTCGAGGCGGTGAAGGGCCGGGCTTCGCGCGTGCTGGCCGACCAGCTGGACGAGGCACTGGCGGCGGTCGGGGGCGATCCCGACCGGCGGGGCGAGCACGAGCGCGAGCACGAGCAGCAGAACGAGTACGAGCACGACCACGACCACGCGCCCGACCACGACCACGAGCCCGACCGTCACAGCGAGCACGACCGCCGACACGACCACGACTCCGACCCCTGGCTCGACCACGCGCCCGACTGCCACAGCGAGCACCAGCTCGACCCCGACCCCGACCCCGATCCCGACCACGACAGCGATCCCGACCACCGGCTTGACCCCGATCCCGACCGCCGCGGCGATCCGGACCGCCAGCTTGACCCCGATCCCGACCACCACGGCGAGCCCGACCGCCAGCTCGACCCCGACCTCGGCCACCACAGCGATCCCGACCGCCGGCTCGACCACCACAGCGATCCCGACCGCCGGCTCGACCACCACAGCGACCCCGACCCCGACCACCACGGCGAGCCCGACCGCCGGCTCGACCCCGACCCCCACCCCGACCCCGACCCCCACCCCGACCCCCACCCCGACCCCGACCCCCACCCCGACCCCGACCGATACCGCGAGCGCGATCACGAGCACGAGCGTGATCGCCCCCGCGGTATCGGCCATCACCGCGATCCCGATCCGTGTCGGGACCGCGGCCTTACCGCATCCGCCATCGGCGCGGGCGCCGGCGAACCAGCCGTCCGCTCCCGTGCCCCGACCCGCACCCCGTCCCCCGACCCCACTCGGATCCGCGCTATCGCAGAGGCCTACCTCTGCTTCGCGCGCGAGCACCCCGGTCTGTTCGGCATGGCTTGCCACGGCGGCGTCGACGCCGTCCGTGAGCTGGTCGCCGAGCGGGTCGGGGATGTTCCGCGCCCGACCGCTCTGGCCGTGTGGTCCGCCGCTCACGGTGTGGCCGTGCTCAGCGTGCCGGAGGCCGACCAACAGCAAGTGCTGGACATCGTTCTCGCCGGAATCGTCTCGATCTAG
- a CDS encoding radical SAM protein, translating to MTSTAGDLRLVEGADAIWAIARGEKRARLPKTALDAAGTLLPAVSARLEGAGFFRAAETKPYAVTVLPATACNLGCGYCYQNLEQAQDGSPRPPRIPSFNLRGKQIERVVDFVGRQMAEHGHQSSTLLIFGGEPLLNPNGCVDLLTAFRRVNLVHADMVTNGTLLTGPLAARLEEAGLRSLQITYDGGQEAHDTIRVARTGAGTFDTINANVREAIAATDLHWSVRVNVSHKNAHTLVPLVEELATIYPPDRTDVYFSPVHDYGVGFSNELEYSEELAARFIEAGQVLLRTGFSLKYQAMGEDCAYCGVVGGKTGAVINADGRLYSCWTTTGQDGWQVGNIHSGFKPDTDIADRWVSCESDIKSEGSLEQRRRFHDVVDYALLEAERARRLGTGSAPVSASASASASAPAGARELVAAP from the coding sequence ATGACTTCCACAGCCGGCGACCTCCGCCTCGTCGAGGGCGCGGACGCCATCTGGGCCATCGCCCGGGGCGAGAAGCGGGCCCGCCTGCCGAAGACCGCCCTGGACGCGGCCGGCACACTGCTTCCCGCCGTCAGCGCCCGCCTGGAGGGCGCCGGCTTCTTCCGCGCCGCCGAGACCAAGCCCTACGCCGTGACCGTCCTGCCGGCCACCGCCTGCAACCTCGGCTGCGGCTACTGCTACCAGAACCTGGAACAGGCGCAGGACGGCTCGCCGCGACCGCCGCGCATCCCCAGCTTCAACCTGCGCGGCAAGCAGATCGAACGGGTCGTGGACTTCGTCGGCCGGCAGATGGCCGAACACGGACACCAGAGCTCGACGCTCCTGATCTTCGGCGGCGAGCCGCTGCTGAACCCCAACGGCTGCGTGGACCTGCTGACCGCCTTCCGCCGCGTCAACCTCGTCCACGCCGACATGGTGACCAACGGAACCCTGCTGACCGGCCCGCTCGCCGCGCGCCTGGAGGAGGCGGGCCTGCGCTCGCTGCAGATCACCTACGACGGCGGCCAGGAGGCGCACGACACGATCCGCGTCGCCCGCACCGGCGCCGGCACGTTCGACACCATCAACGCCAACGTCCGCGAGGCGATCGCCGCCACCGACCTGCACTGGTCCGTCCGCGTCAACGTTTCCCACAAGAACGCGCACACCCTGGTCCCCCTCGTCGAGGAACTCGCCACCATCTACCCGCCGGACCGCACCGACGTCTACTTCAGCCCGGTGCACGACTACGGCGTGGGCTTCAGCAACGAACTCGAGTACTCCGAGGAACTCGCAGCGCGCTTCATCGAGGCCGGACAGGTCCTGCTCCGCACGGGCTTCTCCCTGAAGTACCAGGCGATGGGGGAGGACTGCGCCTACTGCGGCGTGGTCGGCGGCAAGACCGGCGCCGTCATCAACGCCGACGGCCGCCTCTACAGCTGCTGGACCACGACCGGCCAGGACGGCTGGCAGGTCGGCAACATCCACAGCGGCTTCAAGCCCGACACCGACATCGCCGACCGCTGGGTGAGCTGCGAGTCGGACATCAAGTCCGAGGGGTCGCTGGAACAGCGGCGGCGCTTTCACGATGTGGTGGACTACGCACTGCTGGAGGCCGAGCGGGCTCGGCGGTTGGGGACGGGTTCGGCGCCGGTGTCTGCTTCTGCTTCGGCGTCGGCGTCTGCGCCGGCCGGTGCGCGCGAGCTGGTCGCCGCACCATGA
- a CDS encoding acyl-CoA thioesterase: MSGNGTQDYYEYRHLVGFEETNLVGNVYYVNYLRWQGRCREMFLREMAPEVIADVQADLKLFTLKVDCEFLSEITAFDELSIRMRLEDLTQTQIEFAFDYVRLREGLETLVARGRQRVACMRGPNTDTRPTPVPETLRKALSRYAIRGTRPAAAQAPTRVLAAGS; encoded by the coding sequence ATGAGCGGCAACGGAACCCAGGACTACTACGAGTACCGGCACCTGGTCGGCTTCGAGGAGACCAACCTCGTCGGCAACGTCTACTACGTCAACTACCTGCGCTGGCAGGGACGCTGCCGGGAGATGTTCCTGCGCGAGATGGCGCCGGAGGTCATCGCCGACGTGCAGGCCGACCTGAAGCTGTTCACGCTGAAGGTGGACTGCGAGTTCCTGTCGGAGATCACCGCCTTCGACGAGCTGTCGATCCGGATGCGCCTGGAGGACCTGACGCAGACGCAGATCGAGTTCGCCTTCGACTACGTGCGGCTGCGCGAGGGACTGGAGACCCTGGTGGCCCGGGGACGGCAGCGGGTGGCGTGCATGCGCGGCCCGAACACCGACACCCGGCCCACCCCGGTGCCCGAGACCCTGCGCAAGGCTCTGAGCCGCTACGCGATCCGGGGGACCCGCCCGGCGGCCGCCCAGGCCCCGACGCGGGTGCTCGCCGCGGGGAGCTGA
- a CDS encoding NAD(P)H-binding protein, which produces MILVTGATGNIGRELVRELAEKGVDFRILVRDPARAAGLLGAADHGKRADHASHAEQPELAVGDLSDPATLTPAFAGVDKLFLLTPGIGTEHTAHAVAAARDAGVRRIVHLSSFNVLGDPMPAMGRWHHEREQIVRDSGIPATFLRPGGFMSNAFDWLPTIRAGGYVLDPTGPGRYAAIDPADIAAVAALVLTEDGHEGNSYVPTGDEPMTVAEHVRILAAATGLAIDVREAATPAEAVQARFPHGAPPALAAAITEGFALMRADTQGFRTDTVEKLLGRKPKSFADWCARNAEVFRGESAA; this is translated from the coding sequence ATGATCCTGGTCACCGGAGCCACCGGAAACATCGGCCGTGAGCTCGTTCGCGAGCTCGCGGAGAAGGGCGTGGACTTCCGCATCCTGGTGCGCGACCCGGCTCGCGCCGCCGGACTGCTCGGAGCCGCCGACCACGGCAAACGCGCTGACCATGCCAGCCACGCCGAACAGCCCGAACTCGCCGTCGGCGACCTGAGCGACCCGGCGACGCTGACCCCGGCGTTCGCCGGCGTCGACAAGCTGTTCCTGCTCACACCGGGCATCGGCACCGAGCACACGGCGCACGCCGTCGCAGCCGCCCGGGACGCCGGGGTGCGGCGCATCGTGCACCTGTCGTCGTTCAACGTCCTGGGCGATCCCATGCCCGCCATGGGCCGCTGGCACCACGAGCGCGAGCAGATCGTCCGCGACTCCGGCATCCCGGCCACCTTCCTGCGCCCCGGCGGCTTCATGTCCAACGCCTTCGACTGGCTGCCCACCATCCGCGCCGGCGGCTACGTCCTCGACCCGACCGGTCCCGGCCGCTACGCCGCGATCGACCCGGCGGACATCGCCGCCGTCGCAGCCCTCGTCCTCACCGAGGACGGCCACGAGGGGAACAGCTACGTCCCCACGGGAGATGAGCCCATGACCGTCGCCGAGCACGTCCGGATCCTCGCCGCGGCGACCGGACTGGCCATCGACGTCCGCGAAGCCGCGACGCCAGCCGAAGCCGTCCAGGCGCGCTTCCCCCACGGAGCGCCCCCCGCTCTGGCTGCAGCCATCACCGAGGGGTTCGCGCTGATGCGCGCCGACACGCAGGGATTCCGCACCGACACCGTCGAGAAGCTGCTCGGGCGCAAGCCGAAGAGCTTCGCCGACTGGTGCGCGCGCAACGCCGAGGTGTTCCGCGGCGAGTCAGCGGCCTGA
- a CDS encoding MFS transporter, producing the protein MSTVNAGPVTPPKPPTVRQRTFSSLKVPNYRLYMTGQSISLVGTWMQMTAQSWLVLTLTHSSTALGLVVALQTLPVLLFGPYGGVIADRADKLRLMVVLQSMMGVLALVLGLLTVFGVVRFWEVCALAVLLGTNNAFENSTRQSFVREMVGRDQLRNAITLNSVMVNAARAVGPAVGGVLIAVVGIGICFLLNAASFVAVVTSLLRMDRSALRPSPPTPRARGQLREGLRYAAATPSIAIPLAMMGLVGLLAYEFQVSLPVFVERTFHGGSVAFGFITSAMGIGAVVGGLFTAARGRTGLQPMIIASAGLGVSMLAVAYAPVLALACAVMLLVGWASVSFIAIGNSTIQLTSDPEKRGRMIALWQVAFQGTTPIGGPLVGWVIAVSDPRSGLAVGGVSCLVAGAGGLMLARRVAGRAAPVQPESESESEPAASLT; encoded by the coding sequence ATGAGCACCGTCAACGCCGGACCGGTCACCCCACCCAAACCGCCGACCGTCCGGCAGCGGACCTTCTCCTCCCTCAAGGTCCCCAACTACCGCCTCTACATGACCGGCCAGTCGATATCCCTGGTCGGGACATGGATGCAGATGACGGCCCAGTCCTGGCTCGTCCTCACCCTCACGCACTCCAGCACCGCCCTCGGCCTGGTCGTCGCGCTCCAGACACTGCCGGTCCTGCTCTTCGGTCCCTACGGCGGCGTCATCGCCGACCGTGCCGACAAGCTGCGGCTCATGGTCGTCCTGCAGTCCATGATGGGTGTCCTCGCGCTGGTCCTGGGCTTGCTCACGGTCTTCGGCGTGGTCAGGTTCTGGGAGGTGTGCGCACTGGCCGTCCTCCTGGGCACGAACAACGCCTTCGAGAACTCCACCCGCCAGTCGTTCGTCCGGGAGATGGTCGGCCGCGATCAACTCCGCAACGCCATCACCTTGAACTCGGTCATGGTGAACGCGGCGCGCGCCGTCGGTCCGGCGGTCGGGGGAGTGCTGATCGCCGTGGTCGGCATCGGCATCTGCTTCCTGCTCAACGCGGCCAGCTTCGTCGCGGTCGTCACCTCCCTGCTGCGCATGGACCGTTCCGCCCTGCGGCCCAGCCCGCCGACGCCGCGTGCCCGCGGCCAGCTCCGCGAAGGTCTGCGCTACGCCGCCGCCACCCCGAGCATCGCGATACCCCTGGCGATGATGGGACTCGTGGGGCTGCTCGCCTACGAGTTCCAGGTCTCGCTCCCGGTCTTCGTCGAGCGGACGTTCCACGGCGGCTCGGTCGCCTTCGGCTTCATCACCTCGGCGATGGGCATCGGCGCCGTGGTCGGCGGTCTGTTCACCGCCGCGCGCGGACGCACCGGACTCCAGCCGATGATCATCGCCTCGGCCGGCCTCGGCGTCTCGATGCTCGCCGTCGCCTACGCCCCGGTGCTCGCGCTGGCCTGCGCCGTGATGCTGCTGGTCGGCTGGGCCAGCGTGTCGTTCATCGCGATCGGCAACTCCACGATCCAGCTCACCTCGGACCCTGAGAAGCGCGGCCGGATGATCGCCCTGTGGCAGGTCGCCTTCCAGGGCACGACCCCGATCGGCGGCCCGCTGGTCGGCTGGGTGATCGCGGTGTCGGACCCGCGTTCGGGACTCGCCGTCGGCGGGGTGTCCTGCCTGGTGGCCGGAGCCGGCGGGCTGATGCTCGCGCGCCGGGTCGCCGGGCGTGCGGCGCCGGTTCAGCCGGAATCCGAGTCCGAGTCCGAGCCCGCCGCGAGCCTTACGTGA
- a CDS encoding AzlC family ABC transporter permease has product MGYVPLGATYGLVLVNAGLAWYWATLSSLVIFAGAMQFLSVALLASGAPLAEVATTALLVNLRHIFYGLSFPLRRIEGPLRKLYGVFALTDETYSVVTAHSGEELSGRRIHLIQVFSHLWWVLGSTLGAAASTALPGQVHGIEFALTALFVVLAMEQLYKGGNARSAGYGAVAAVVAWLSAPGQFLSVALGILLAAAIGQWWLTSRRPSDRAADQAASTQGGGH; this is encoded by the coding sequence ATGGGATATGTGCCGCTGGGTGCCACCTACGGCCTGGTCTTGGTGAACGCCGGACTGGCCTGGTACTGGGCGACGCTGTCCAGTCTCGTGATTTTCGCCGGCGCCATGCAGTTCCTGTCGGTGGCCTTGTTGGCCTCCGGTGCGCCATTGGCGGAAGTCGCCACGACCGCACTATTGGTCAATCTCCGCCACATCTTCTACGGACTCTCATTTCCATTAAGGAGGATCGAAGGACCCCTACGAAAACTCTACGGAGTGTTCGCCCTGACCGACGAGACCTACTCCGTCGTGACGGCACACTCGGGCGAGGAACTGTCGGGCCGGCGAATACATCTCATCCAGGTGTTCAGCCACCTGTGGTGGGTGCTGGGCAGCACCCTCGGCGCAGCCGCGTCGACGGCACTGCCAGGACAGGTGCACGGGATCGAGTTCGCCCTCACCGCCTTGTTCGTCGTGCTGGCGATGGAGCAGCTCTACAAGGGCGGAAACGCCAGGTCCGCGGGCTACGGCGCAGTCGCCGCGGTCGTGGCCTGGCTCAGCGCCCCAGGGCAGTTCCTGTCGGTAGCCCTCGGCATCCTGCTCGCCGCCGCGATCGGCCAGTGGTGGCTGACCTCGCGCAGACCGTCGGACCGTGCCGCCGATCAGGCAGCCTCGACCCAAGGCGGAGGGCACTGA
- a CDS encoding class I SAM-dependent methyltransferase gives MTALLAVASHSRLEDVVDDLLDYVGGEVSPALEIGPGPDGRMTRLLAQRGIRLTCLEPDERWAAALDARIHEHAFINILNLRLEDWEPPAAAASRFDLIYAGQSWHLVEPGLRLQRARQILRPGGVLAVSWKRVANLDDPLRLALVQMHRQHGLGRLAALTLDDPDRPGRDVAARTELRAAADFTDHAVLGHHTSVVLTKLEYLARLDAMPAYQAIPARARTALAAGLESVFDLFRADLVLDYIDEFFLARYAGRRGGE, from the coding sequence ATGACCGCGCTGCTGGCCGTGGCCTCACACAGTCGCCTTGAGGACGTCGTCGACGACCTTCTGGATTATGTCGGCGGCGAGGTGTCGCCGGCGCTGGAGATCGGACCGGGACCGGACGGCCGGATGACGCGGCTGCTGGCGCAGCGCGGGATTCGCCTCACGTGCCTGGAACCCGATGAGCGCTGGGCGGCCGCGTTGGATGCTCGAATCCACGAACACGCCTTTATCAATATCCTGAATCTCCGCCTCGAAGACTGGGAACCGCCAGCCGCTGCTGCTTCCCGTTTCGACCTCATCTACGCCGGCCAGTCCTGGCATCTCGTGGAGCCCGGACTCCGCTTGCAGCGTGCTCGGCAGATTCTGCGTCCCGGCGGCGTTCTCGCCGTTTCGTGGAAGCGCGTGGCCAACCTCGACGATCCGCTGCGCTTGGCTCTCGTCCAGATGCATCGGCAGCACGGCTTGGGTCGGCTCGCCGCGCTCACCCTCGACGATCCCGACCGTCCGGGACGCGACGTCGCGGCACGTACCGAACTGCGCGCGGCGGCGGACTTCACCGACCATGCGGTACTCGGCCATCACACCTCGGTCGTGCTCACGAAGCTTGAATATCTGGCGCGGCTGGACGCGATGCCCGCGTATCAAGCCATCCCCGCGAGGGCACGGACCGCGCTGGCAGCCGGTCTCGAGTCGGTCTTCGACCTCTTCCGTGCTGACCTGGTCCTCGACTACATCGACGAGTTCTTCCTGGCCCGGTATGCCGGTCGGCGCGGCGGGGAGTGA
- a CDS encoding flavin reductase family protein, with the protein MAKAMAAPVPAGAASDPRELRRIFGRFATGITVVTAGGDEPRGMTANSFTSVSLDPPMILVCVLRDASMHETIKEREGFAVSVLSNRQERIARYFASRDRPRGPEEFDAVEHIRGPHTGAPVLPDALAWFECSLAAVYEGGDHSIFLGEIVTVGRGPDEDALLFYAGSYRRLEAPTDWRDHIP; encoded by the coding sequence ATGGCCAAGGCGATGGCGGCGCCGGTTCCGGCCGGTGCCGCCTCCGATCCCCGGGAACTGCGACGGATCTTCGGCCGCTTCGCCACCGGCATCACGGTGGTGACGGCCGGCGGGGACGAGCCCCGCGGGATGACCGCGAACTCGTTCACGTCGGTGTCGCTGGACCCGCCGATGATCCTGGTCTGCGTCCTGCGAGACGCCTCCATGCACGAGACGATCAAGGAGCGCGAGGGGTTCGCGGTCTCGGTCCTGTCCAACCGGCAGGAGCGCATCGCCCGCTACTTCGCCAGCCGCGACCGTCCGCGCGGTCCCGAGGAGTTCGACGCCGTGGAGCACATCCGCGGCCCGCACACCGGGGCGCCGGTCCTGCCCGACGCACTGGCCTGGTTCGAGTGCTCCCTGGCCGCCGTGTACGAGGGCGGGGACCACTCGATCTTCCTCGGCGAGATCGTGACCGTCGGACGCGGTCCCGACGAGGACGCCCTCCTGTTCTACGCCGGCTCCTACCGCCGCCTCGAAGCCCCCACCGACTGGCGCGACCACATCCCGTGA
- a CDS encoding branched-chain amino acid transporter permease, with product MNAHLLASIAVISAVTIALRATGFLVLTRFTDTPVLRVLGTLMPPGVMAVLVVYSISSVDFSQASHAAPVVLGIGATAAIHHWRRNPFLSILAGTAAYVVLLRLLGS from the coding sequence ATGAACGCCCACCTCCTGGCCTCGATCGCCGTGATCTCGGCCGTGACGATCGCCTTGCGAGCCACCGGATTCCTCGTCCTGACCCGCTTCACCGACACCCCGGTGCTCCGCGTGCTCGGCACCCTGATGCCACCCGGCGTCATGGCCGTCCTCGTGGTCTACAGCATCAGCTCCGTCGACTTCTCCCAAGCGTCCCACGCCGCGCCGGTGGTGCTCGGTATCGGGGCGACCGCCGCGATCCACCACTGGAGGCGCAACCCGTTTCTCAGCATCCTGGCCGGCACGGCTGCCTACGTCGTCTTGCTCAGGCTGCTGGGTTCGTGA